A single Cnuibacter physcomitrellae DNA region contains:
- a CDS encoding permease, translated as MTGDLLTRRGPSPAGTARPGRRSSLLGLGVGVAALAALIAIRTVTAGWDDLSLPEALRDFVTLSTSVIIESLPFVFLGVLLSVVVQIWVPDRVIHRILPRNRTARRAVLSLLGVLLPVCECGNVPLARGLVIKGVGVPEAATFLLAAPILNPVTIVTTYQAFGWNDGILAGRIVGGFVIANLVGWLFSRHPEPERLLTPEFSASCRVHRDHPVSGRRMRRAVAGFAEETATMLPALVIGSLIAGAIQVGVSRDVLGALGANPIWSVLALMALAFIVAICSNVDAFFILAFGATFTPGSIVAFLVFGAMVDVKMIAMMRTTFTTRALVVLVSVVALTTLVLGFGVNLLV; from the coding sequence GTGACCGGCGACCTCCTCACACGCCGCGGGCCATCGCCCGCGGGTACGGCACGCCCTGGGCGCCGCAGCAGCCTGCTCGGCCTCGGCGTGGGGGTCGCCGCCCTCGCGGCCCTGATCGCGATCCGGACGGTGACCGCGGGCTGGGACGACCTGTCCCTGCCCGAGGCGCTCCGCGACTTCGTGACGCTGTCGACGAGCGTCATCATCGAGTCGCTGCCCTTCGTGTTCCTCGGCGTCCTGCTGTCGGTCGTCGTGCAGATCTGGGTGCCCGACCGGGTGATCCACCGCATCCTGCCCCGCAATCGCACCGCCCGCCGCGCCGTCCTCTCCCTTCTCGGCGTGCTCCTGCCCGTCTGCGAGTGCGGCAACGTGCCCCTGGCGCGCGGACTCGTGATCAAGGGCGTCGGCGTCCCCGAGGCGGCCACGTTCCTGCTGGCCGCCCCCATCCTCAACCCGGTCACGATCGTCACGACGTATCAGGCGTTCGGCTGGAACGACGGCATCCTGGCCGGGCGCATCGTGGGCGGCTTCGTCATCGCGAACCTCGTCGGCTGGCTGTTCAGCCGCCACCCCGAGCCCGAGCGGCTGCTCACCCCGGAGTTCTCGGCCTCGTGCCGGGTGCACCGCGACCATCCGGTCAGCGGCCGTCGGATGCGCCGCGCCGTCGCCGGCTTCGCGGAGGAGACCGCGACCATGCTGCCGGCTCTCGTGATCGGTTCGCTGATCGCCGGCGCCATCCAGGTCGGGGTCTCCCGAGACGTGCTCGGGGCGCTCGGCGCGAACCCGATCTGGTCGGTGCTGGCGCTCATGGCCCTCGCGTTCATCGTCGCGATCTGCTCCAACGTCGACGCCTTCTTCATCCTCGCCTTCGGCGCGACGTTCACGCCGGGATCGATCGTCGCGTTCCTCGTCTTCGGCGCGATGGTCGACGTGAAGATGATCGCGATGATGCGCACGACCTTCACGACGAGAGCCCTCGTCGTGCTCGTCAGCGTGGTGGCGCTCACCACGCTCGTCCTCGGATTCGGGGTGAACCTGCTTGTCTAG
- the denD gene encoding D-erythronate dehydrogenase, producing MRILITGGSGFLGTLLARRLLSSAVGVGGATPDAVSGLVLLDVVPPQPDLADDPRVTAVVGSLDDPDVLATIGESDAVVHLAGVVSGAAEADLDAGLRSNLDGLRALLDAVRTWRTPPVLVFSSSLAVFGRDPALAPLGVIADDTLPTPQSSYGIQKLIGEHLVTDYTRRGLVRGRSVRLMTVAVRPGRPNAAASSFLSGIIREPLAGVRAACPVDPDMPVALSSPSATLSGILRALEVTDAEWGSTTAMSLPALTTTPREMVAALGRIAGPEVASLVDWIPDPAIEAIVGTWPSRFSTPRAASLGLSPVPSFDDVITEFLS from the coding sequence ATGCGCATCCTGATCACCGGAGGCTCCGGCTTCCTCGGTACGCTCCTCGCCCGACGGCTCCTCTCGTCCGCCGTGGGCGTGGGCGGCGCGACGCCCGACGCGGTGTCCGGGCTCGTGCTGCTCGACGTGGTCCCGCCGCAGCCCGACCTCGCCGACGACCCGCGCGTCACCGCGGTGGTCGGGTCGCTCGACGATCCGGACGTCCTCGCGACGATCGGCGAGTCGGACGCGGTGGTCCACCTCGCGGGCGTGGTCAGCGGAGCGGCGGAGGCCGATCTCGACGCGGGGCTCCGCAGCAACCTCGACGGGCTGCGCGCCCTCCTCGACGCGGTGCGGACCTGGCGCACACCGCCCGTGCTGGTGTTCTCGAGCTCGCTCGCGGTGTTCGGGCGCGACCCCGCCCTGGCTCCGCTCGGCGTGATCGCCGACGACACCCTCCCGACCCCGCAGTCGAGCTACGGCATCCAGAAGCTGATCGGCGAGCACCTCGTGACCGACTACACCCGGCGGGGACTGGTGCGGGGGCGGAGCGTTCGTCTCATGACCGTGGCCGTCCGGCCCGGCAGGCCGAACGCAGCCGCGTCGAGCTTCCTCTCCGGGATCATCCGCGAGCCGCTCGCCGGGGTCCGGGCCGCCTGCCCCGTCGACCCCGACATGCCCGTCGCCCTGTCGTCGCCCTCCGCGACCCTCTCCGGGATACTGCGCGCCCTCGAGGTGACCGACGCCGAGTGGGGCAGCACGACGGCGATGTCGCTGCCCGCCCTGACGACGACCCCGCGCGAGATGGTCGCCGCGCTCGGCCGCATCGCCGGGCCCGAGGTCGCCTCCCTCGTCGACTGGATCCCGGACCCGGCCATCGAGGCGATCGTCGGCACCTGGCCCTCGCGCTTCTCCACCCCCCGCGCCGCGTCACTCGGCCTCTCCCCTGTCCCCTCCTTCGACGACGTCATCACGGAGTTCCTCTCCTGA
- a CDS encoding alpha/beta fold hydrolase, whose product MPVLDVRGATIDYEIEGSEGPLVVQLHGLTSSRTRDALLGLDLGRSLRAHRILRYDARGHGRSTGSTSKGDYGWQALAGDLLALLDHIAPGERVHGVGPSMGTGTLLHAAVQDPERFATLTLVTPPTAWKRRKEQAAVYLRNADQVERLGTVALVESGSTAPVPPALADAPLTRPTVAEDLLPTVLRGAAKTDFPPKKAIKRIETPTLILAWTGDRTHPVKTANTLAELLPHSRMVLARTPYGVMAWPGLFAEHVTLHE is encoded by the coding sequence GTGCCGGTACTCGACGTCCGCGGCGCGACCATCGACTACGAGATCGAGGGATCCGAAGGGCCCCTCGTGGTGCAGCTGCACGGACTCACGTCCAGTCGCACACGGGACGCGCTGCTCGGGCTCGACCTCGGCCGCTCGTTGCGGGCCCATCGCATCCTCCGCTACGACGCCCGAGGGCACGGACGCTCGACGGGGTCCACGTCGAAGGGCGACTACGGATGGCAGGCCCTCGCGGGCGACCTCCTCGCCCTCCTCGACCACATCGCTCCGGGGGAGCGGGTGCACGGGGTCGGGCCCTCGATGGGCACGGGCACGTTGCTCCACGCGGCCGTCCAGGATCCCGAGCGGTTCGCCACCCTCACGCTGGTGACCCCGCCCACGGCGTGGAAGCGGCGCAAGGAGCAGGCGGCCGTGTACCTCCGGAACGCCGATCAGGTCGAGCGCCTCGGGACCGTCGCGCTCGTGGAGTCGGGCAGCACCGCGCCCGTGCCGCCGGCCCTCGCCGACGCGCCGCTCACGCGCCCTACCGTGGCCGAGGATCTGCTGCCCACCGTGCTCCGAGGGGCCGCGAAGACGGACTTCCCGCCGAAGAAGGCGATCAAGAGGATCGAGACGCCCACGCTCATCCTGGCCTGGACCGGCGACCGCACGCATCCGGTCAAGACGGCGAACACGCTGGCGGAGCTGCTGCCGCACAGCCGGATGGTGCTCGCGCGCACGCCGTACGGGGTCATGGCGTGGCCGGGCCTCTTCGCCGAGCACGTCACCCTCCACGAGTAG
- the chrA gene encoding chromate efflux transporter, with the protein MSSAVDDIPASRAGTPWEVFRVFLRLGVTSFGGPIAHLGYFRDEIVTRRRWLGDREYGDLVALCQFLPGPASSQVGFGLGLLRAGPFGALAAFLAFTLPSAILMVAFAYGAALFEGPVGAGILDGLKIVAVAIVAQAVWGMARTLTPDARRAGIAVVAAVLATALAGSLGQIGAIVVGAVAGLLLCRAAPAEADDLVRFPVARWAGVTCLVLFVVLLVGTPAVVALTGSGGLDLFDAFYRAGALVFGGGHVVLPLLQAGVVDTGWVSDGQFLAGYGAAQAVPGPLFTFSAYLGALSDVGPGGVAGAAIALVGVFLPGFLLLTGVLPFWNGFRRRTWAQALMRGANAAVVGILAAALYSPVFTTAIVGPAEFCLGLVCFVLLIAFRLPAWAVVLVGAAGGVVLAFLP; encoded by the coding sequence GTGAGCTCGGCCGTCGACGACATCCCCGCCTCCCGCGCCGGAACGCCGTGGGAGGTCTTCCGCGTCTTCCTCCGCCTGGGGGTCACGTCGTTCGGCGGCCCAATCGCCCATCTCGGCTACTTCCGCGACGAGATCGTGACCCGGCGCCGGTGGCTGGGCGATCGCGAGTACGGCGACCTCGTCGCCCTCTGCCAGTTCCTGCCCGGGCCGGCCTCGAGCCAGGTGGGCTTCGGACTGGGCCTGCTGCGCGCGGGTCCGTTCGGCGCGCTCGCGGCGTTCCTCGCCTTCACGCTCCCGTCCGCGATCCTGATGGTCGCGTTCGCCTACGGCGCCGCGCTGTTCGAGGGACCGGTGGGCGCCGGCATCCTGGACGGCCTGAAGATCGTCGCCGTCGCCATCGTCGCCCAGGCCGTCTGGGGGATGGCGAGGACGCTCACGCCGGACGCCCGGCGCGCCGGCATCGCCGTCGTCGCCGCGGTCCTGGCCACGGCGCTCGCCGGCTCCCTCGGGCAGATCGGGGCGATCGTAGTGGGTGCGGTCGCCGGTCTCCTGCTGTGCCGAGCGGCGCCCGCGGAGGCCGACGATCTCGTCCGCTTCCCCGTCGCCCGGTGGGCGGGGGTGACGTGCCTGGTGCTCTTCGTGGTGCTTCTCGTGGGCACGCCCGCGGTCGTCGCCCTGACCGGGTCGGGCGGTCTCGACCTGTTCGACGCGTTCTACCGGGCGGGCGCCCTCGTCTTCGGCGGCGGACACGTGGTGCTGCCGCTGCTGCAGGCCGGAGTGGTCGACACGGGGTGGGTCTCGGACGGCCAATTCCTGGCCGGATACGGGGCAGCGCAGGCGGTGCCGGGTCCGCTGTTCACGTTCTCGGCCTACCTCGGGGCGCTCTCGGACGTGGGTCCGGGGGGAGTCGCGGGTGCGGCCATCGCCCTCGTCGGAGTCTTCCTGCCCGGGTTCCTGCTGCTCACCGGGGTGCTGCCGTTCTGGAACGGCTTCCGCCGGCGCACCTGGGCTCAGGCGCTGATGCGCGGGGCGAACGCGGCGGTGGTGGGCATCCTCGCCGCGGCGCTGTACTCGCCCGTCTTCACCACCGCGATCGTCGGACCGGCGGAGTTCTGCCTGGGCCTGGTGTGCTTCGTGCTGCTCATCGCCTTCCGGCTGCCCGCGTGGGCGGTGGTGCTCGTCGGAGCGGCCGGCGGGGTGGTGCTCGCATTCCTTCCCTGA
- a CDS encoding sigma-70 family RNA polymerase sigma factor: MLRIVSSEEPPPGQTEDPVAVPLEDLMAGIAQGDQEAFSALYDRTASRVLGLVQRLLIDHAQSEEVTQEVFLEVWRTAPRFDATRGSTMSWLLTMGHRRAVDRIRSSQSSHDRDERIGIRDLESGYDVVAESAEIRIENERVKRALAQLTELQRQAIEMAYYGGLTHTEISATLSVPVGTVKTRLRDGMIRLRDAMGVTA, from the coding sequence ATGCTGAGGATCGTGAGCAGCGAAGAACCACCGCCCGGCCAGACAGAGGATCCGGTGGCGGTGCCGCTCGAGGATCTGATGGCCGGGATCGCCCAGGGCGACCAGGAGGCGTTCAGCGCTCTCTACGACCGCACGGCGTCCCGGGTGCTCGGCCTGGTCCAGCGTCTGCTGATCGACCACGCGCAATCGGAGGAGGTGACGCAGGAGGTGTTCCTGGAGGTCTGGCGCACCGCGCCGCGCTTCGACGCGACGCGCGGCAGCACGATGTCGTGGTTGCTCACGATGGGTCACCGCAGGGCGGTGGACCGCATCCGCTCCTCCCAGTCGAGCCACGATCGCGATGAGCGCATCGGCATCCGAGATCTCGAGAGCGGCTACGACGTCGTCGCCGAGTCGGCCGAGATCCGGATCGAGAACGAGCGCGTGAAGCGGGCGCTCGCGCAGCTCACCGAGCTGCAGCGGCAGGCGATCGAGATGGCCTACTACGGCGGTCTCACCCACACCGAGATCTCCGCGACGCTCTCCGTGCCGGTCGGCACGGTCAAGACCCGGCTGCGCGACGGGATGATCAGGCTCAGGGATGCGATGGGAGTGACGGCATGA
- a CDS encoding anti-sigma factor → MTGDGLRPGDDLDRSAAAAAHALDATDHEEAAAVERAADRSSVAREELDAFRETAGMLGLAAAPVEPSAALKSDLMAKIALTPQDRPVADREVAAAEDASRDPKPDSPAADAPSADAGLARLGLVDSVPLQADDPRLGGEPAAEPSGGIEDETTVSSRTGSPSQAERRAERRWFSRPALLLGGVAAAAALLVGGVAGAAITSSVTDTSAVTASAEQLAAITSAPDSKTARSTMEDGSTATVVWSDSMAQSAVLVDGLSALPSDRTYEAWYVGSDEVVPAGTFQAGDGTTWHVLDGSMTHGAAIAVTVEPAGGSDQPTSVPILVVESA, encoded by the coding sequence ATGACCGGCGATGGACTGCGACCCGGTGACGACCTCGACCGGTCGGCCGCGGCCGCCGCGCACGCGCTCGACGCGACCGACCACGAGGAGGCCGCCGCCGTCGAGCGGGCCGCCGACCGGTCGTCCGTGGCGCGCGAGGAGCTCGACGCCTTCCGTGAGACGGCGGGGATGCTCGGTCTCGCCGCGGCTCCCGTCGAGCCGTCGGCGGCGCTCAAGTCGGACCTGATGGCGAAGATCGCCCTCACGCCCCAGGACCGTCCGGTCGCGGATCGTGAGGTCGCGGCGGCGGAGGACGCGTCGAGGGATCCCAAGCCCGACAGCCCTGCAGCCGACGCCCCGTCAGCCGACGCGGGCCTGGCCCGGCTGGGCCTCGTCGACTCCGTCCCGCTCCAGGCGGACGACCCCCGGCTCGGCGGAGAGCCTGCCGCCGAGCCGTCCGGCGGCATCGAGGACGAGACCACGGTGTCCTCCCGCACGGGATCGCCCTCCCAGGCTGAGCGCCGGGCGGAGCGCAGGTGGTTCTCGCGTCCGGCGCTGCTGCTCGGCGGCGTCGCCGCCGCGGCCGCGCTGCTGGTCGGCGGTGTGGCGGGTGCGGCGATCACGAGCTCCGTCACCGACACGTCCGCGGTGACGGCGTCGGCGGAGCAGCTCGCCGCCATCACCTCGGCACCCGACTCGAAGACGGCCCGATCGACCATGGAGGACGGCAGCACCGCGACCGTCGTGTGGTCGGACTCGATGGCGCAGTCGGCCGTGCTCGTCGACGGGCTGAGCGCCCTGCCGAGCGACCGGACCTACGAGGCCTGGTACGTCGGCTCCGACGAGGTCGTTCCGGCGGGCACCTTCCAGGCCGGCGACGGCACCACCTGGCACGTGCTCGACGGCTCGATGACCCACGGCGCCGCCATCGCCGTGACCGTCGAGCCGGCCGGCGGATCGGACCAGCCGACGTCCGTCCCGATCCTGGTGGTCGAGAGCGCATGA
- a CDS encoding NAD-dependent epimerase/dehydratase family protein produces MTRLLVTGGAGFIGGEIVTAALDAGWDVRILDSLRPDVHGPALPAVDPRAELVVGSVTDPDDVAGALAGVDVVSHQAAKVGLGVDFSDAPDYAGSNVTGTAVVLAGMAEAGVRALVVASSMVVYGEGAYLGPRGLVRPPARAVADLDAGRFDPRDPETGIALVPTLVDESAPLDPRNVYATTKLAQEHLASSWARSVGGTVIALRYHNVYGPGMPQNTPYAGVASLFRSALERGEAPRVFEDGAQRRDFVHVRDVARANVAALDAVRHPSAAFRAYNVGSGHVHTVGEVAAALSAAAGGPEPVVTGDYRLGDVRHITASSQRIADDLGWAATEPFDDGMREFASAPLRSAVVAA; encoded by the coding sequence ATGACCAGGCTGCTCGTCACCGGCGGCGCGGGCTTCATCGGCGGGGAGATCGTCACCGCCGCCCTCGACGCGGGCTGGGACGTGCGCATCCTCGACTCCCTCCGCCCCGACGTGCACGGCCCCGCGCTCCCCGCGGTCGACCCGCGGGCGGAGCTCGTGGTCGGCTCGGTCACCGACCCAGACGACGTCGCCGGTGCCCTGGCCGGGGTCGACGTGGTGTCCCATCAGGCCGCGAAGGTCGGCCTCGGCGTCGACTTCTCGGATGCGCCCGACTACGCCGGGAGCAACGTCACCGGCACGGCCGTCGTCCTGGCCGGCATGGCCGAGGCGGGCGTCCGCGCGCTCGTCGTGGCGTCGTCGATGGTGGTCTACGGCGAGGGCGCCTACCTCGGTCCGCGCGGCCTGGTCCGTCCTCCCGCGCGGGCGGTCGCCGATCTCGACGCCGGGCGCTTCGACCCGCGCGACCCGGAGACCGGGATCGCGCTCGTGCCGACCCTCGTCGACGAGAGCGCGCCGCTCGATCCCCGCAACGTGTACGCGACCACGAAGCTGGCCCAGGAGCACCTGGCGTCGTCGTGGGCCAGGTCCGTCGGCGGTACCGTGATCGCGCTCCGCTACCACAACGTCTACGGTCCGGGCATGCCGCAGAACACGCCGTATGCGGGAGTGGCGTCGCTCTTCCGGTCCGCCCTCGAGCGGGGAGAGGCTCCACGTGTGTTCGAGGACGGGGCGCAGCGGCGCGACTTCGTGCACGTCCGTGACGTGGCCCGCGCGAACGTCGCCGCCCTCGACGCCGTGCGGCACCCGTCCGCCGCGTTCCGGGCGTACAACGTCGGCAGCGGTCACGTGCACACGGTGGGCGAGGTGGCGGCGGCGCTCAGTGCGGCCGCCGGCGGACCGGAGCCCGTCGTGACGGGGGACTACCGCCTCGGCGACGTGCGCCACATCACCGCCTCATCGCAGAGGATCGCCGACGACCTCGGCTGGGCGGCCACCGAGCCCTTCGACGACGGGATGCGCGAGTTCGCGAGCGCGCCGTTGCGCTCCGCGGTGGTGGCGGCCTGA
- a CDS encoding glycosyltransferase family 2 protein, which yields MADATVDVILPALDEARALPWVLGRLPVGYRAIVVDNGSTDGTAEVAAERGATVVTETRRGFGSAAHAGLVAATAPLVAFCDADASMDPAELPRLVEYVSGGRADLVLGRRRPSARGAWPPHARVANRGLAGLIRRATGLRLHDLGPMRVARREDLLSLDLLDRRSGYPLEMLLRASRAGWRVVELDTSYAPRVGRSKVTGTVRGTIGAVRDMSRLLRAG from the coding sequence ATGGCCGACGCGACCGTCGACGTCATTCTCCCGGCGCTGGACGAGGCACGAGCGCTGCCCTGGGTCCTCGGCAGGCTCCCCGTCGGATACCGCGCGATCGTCGTCGACAACGGGTCCACCGACGGCACCGCCGAGGTGGCGGCCGAGCGCGGCGCCACCGTGGTCACCGAGACCCGGAGGGGGTTCGGGTCGGCGGCTCACGCGGGGCTCGTCGCCGCCACCGCTCCGCTCGTGGCGTTCTGCGACGCGGACGCCTCGATGGACCCGGCTGAGCTGCCCCGCCTGGTGGAGTACGTCTCCGGCGGGCGCGCCGACCTGGTCCTGGGGCGCCGGCGACCGAGTGCGCGGGGCGCCTGGCCACCGCACGCTCGGGTGGCCAACCGAGGTCTCGCGGGTCTGATCCGTCGCGCCACGGGGCTGCGCCTGCACGACCTCGGTCCGATGCGCGTGGCGCGCCGGGAGGACCTGCTGAGCCTCGACCTCCTCGACCGGCGCAGCGGCTACCCGCTCGAGATGCTGCTGCGCGCCTCGCGGGCGGGATGGCGTGTCGTCGAGCTGGACACCTCGTACGCGCCCCGCGTGGGGCGCTCGAAGGTCACCGGCACCGTTCGCGGCACGATCGGAGCGGTGCGCGACATGTCGAGGCTCCTCAGGGCGGGCTGA
- a CDS encoding TIGR04282 family arsenosugar biosynthesis glycosyltransferase yields the protein MVAAVVIAKECVPGRVKTRLNPPLSLEQAAEVAAASLADTVDVITSLPFTRRILAYAGENAPVSADWEVLPQTSGTLDLRLGDVFDAVGEPMVLIGMDTPQVSARHLVPLLRGWPDDADSVFGPALDGGFWALGMREPDGDLIRGVPMSQDFTGRAQLARLRTAGHRVRMLPELDDVDTVDDALRIAAEAPRTRFAAALRGALGEIGAVEIPVTA from the coding sequence GTGGTCGCCGCAGTCGTCATCGCCAAGGAGTGCGTTCCGGGCCGGGTGAAGACCCGACTCAACCCGCCGCTGAGCCTCGAGCAGGCGGCCGAGGTCGCTGCCGCGAGCCTGGCGGACACGGTCGACGTGATCACGAGCCTCCCGTTCACTCGGCGGATCCTCGCGTACGCGGGGGAGAACGCCCCCGTCTCGGCCGACTGGGAGGTGCTGCCGCAGACGTCGGGCACCCTCGACCTCCGCCTCGGCGACGTGTTCGACGCCGTCGGGGAGCCGATGGTGCTCATCGGCATGGACACGCCGCAGGTCTCGGCGAGACACCTGGTGCCGCTCCTGCGCGGGTGGCCGGACGATGCCGACTCCGTGTTCGGTCCGGCGCTCGACGGCGGGTTCTGGGCGCTCGGCATGAGGGAGCCGGACGGCGACCTCATCCGCGGCGTGCCGATGTCGCAGGACTTCACCGGCCGGGCTCAGCTGGCGCGGCTCCGCACTGCGGGTCACCGGGTGCGGATGCTGCCCGAGCTCGACGACGTCGACACCGTCGACGACGCCCTCCGCATCGCGGCGGAGGCTCCCCGCACCCGGTTCGCGGCCGCCCTCCGGGGTGCCCTCGGCGAGATCGGCGCCGTCGAGATCCCCGTCACGGCCTGA
- a CDS encoding molybdopterin-dependent oxidoreductase, whose amino-acid sequence MRELLHRTRIALTTPSRTPRMAVVIGRLLGAAFLICFATGLYSHFLQEPLPGMRFSPSPSWLYQVTQGIHVTAGIACVPLILGKLYAVYPQLFQTPLVRGPLHLLERASIALFVGASLVEVAIGLVNTFQWYPWPFGFREVHFALAFVVIGSLAVHIGVKLPVIARYWTRRRAESADDVEQPTAPARGLTGRVFRWIDETPRRSPEVSRRGFLTAVGASVVGVVALTAGQSFRVLDPVNVFAPRKQGYGPQSLPVNRTAEQAQVSASALDPGWALVVTAGATTRAFSRAELLALPQTTAELPIACVEGWSQTATWTGVPVRVLLDEVGAGPDAPVTVTSLETEGAYRQTRMGGEYSSDPSTLVALRLGGADLDLQHGYPARIIAPGRPGVLQTKWLSRIEVDPA is encoded by the coding sequence ATGCGCGAACTGCTCCATCGCACGCGGATCGCACTCACGACGCCGTCGAGGACGCCTCGGATGGCGGTCGTCATCGGCAGACTGCTGGGAGCGGCGTTCCTGATCTGCTTCGCGACAGGTCTCTACAGCCACTTCCTCCAGGAGCCCCTGCCCGGGATGCGCTTCTCCCCCTCGCCGTCCTGGCTGTATCAGGTGACCCAGGGCATCCACGTGACGGCGGGCATCGCCTGCGTCCCGCTGATCCTCGGAAAGCTCTACGCGGTCTACCCGCAGCTCTTCCAGACTCCGCTCGTGCGCGGACCGCTGCACCTGCTCGAGCGCGCCTCGATCGCGCTGTTCGTCGGAGCCTCGCTGGTCGAGGTCGCGATCGGGCTGGTGAACACCTTCCAGTGGTACCCGTGGCCGTTCGGCTTCCGTGAGGTGCACTTCGCCCTCGCGTTCGTCGTGATCGGCTCGCTGGCGGTGCACATCGGCGTGAAGCTGCCCGTGATCGCCCGCTACTGGACGAGGCGGCGGGCGGAGTCCGCGGACGACGTGGAGCAGCCGACGGCGCCGGCTCGCGGCCTCACGGGGCGGGTCTTCCGCTGGATCGATGAGACCCCGCGCCGCTCCCCCGAGGTCTCACGACGCGGCTTCCTCACGGCGGTCGGGGCGTCCGTGGTGGGCGTCGTCGCGCTCACCGCCGGCCAGTCCTTCCGCGTCCTCGACCCGGTGAACGTGTTCGCCCCGCGCAAGCAGGGGTACGGGCCGCAGTCCCTCCCGGTGAACCGGACGGCCGAGCAGGCGCAGGTGAGCGCATCCGCTCTCGACCCGGGCTGGGCGCTCGTGGTCACCGCCGGCGCCACCACCAGAGCGTTCAGCCGAGCCGAGCTGCTCGCCCTCCCGCAGACCACCGCCGAGCTGCCGATCGCGTGCGTCGAGGGATGGAGCCAGACCGCCACCTGGACCGGCGTCCCGGTCCGCGTCCTGCTCGACGAGGTGGGCGCCGGCCCGGATGCGCCGGTGACGGTGACGAGCCTGGAGACCGAGGGCGCCTACCGGCAGACCCGGATGGGCGGCGAGTACTCCTCCGATCCCTCGACGCTCGTCGCTCTGCGACTGGGCGGAGCCGACCTCGACCTCCAGCACGGCTACCCGGCCCGCATCATCGCTCCCGGAAGGCCGGGAGTGCTCCAGACGAAGTGGCTCTCGCGGATCGAGGTGGACCCGGCATGA
- a CDS encoding glycosyltransferase 87 family protein produces the protein MTEPSRDPRRRRSMAALAALAALVGALAVAVVIGVMASRMQLFDGSQAPAFVVMTLLAWLLFGVSMALLGRVPDRAVPAVVLLGAVLVGGAALAGPPNTSTDSARYSWDGILQNEGLSPYADVPAADALAPYRTDWLFPTTRVFENGTLECAGLRIDGTRTVPDDQPLCTAINRPQVPTIYPPSAELYFAGVRAVVPVDAEYWPFQVGGLLVSLSVTTMLLLALRRRGAGDRWRSARWAAAWGWCPFVATEAVTNSHVDVLGAALALAGSLVVVSAARRRTRRDRGDAAARESRGGRRLRLVAGGVLLGAAVATKLVPAIVMPPLLRVRGAWLVVAASLATFAALYVPFVAQSGPGVLGYLPGYLGEEGYQDGSAFALLSLVLPGPVAVLPAAAILAVTAVLCIRHADPTAPWVAQTVFIGTTLLVVSPRYGWYALLLIPFVVLSRRWEWFVVPLALSLDMIAQSVLFTRLSLLVAVLVVLAGWSMRRALPDAFRPLSTS, from the coding sequence GTGACCGAGCCGAGCCGCGATCCGCGGAGACGCCGCAGCATGGCCGCGCTCGCCGCGCTGGCCGCGCTCGTCGGAGCGCTCGCGGTCGCCGTCGTGATCGGCGTCATGGCGTCGCGCATGCAGCTCTTCGACGGCTCGCAGGCGCCCGCCTTCGTCGTCATGACCCTCCTGGCCTGGCTCCTCTTCGGCGTCTCGATGGCGCTGCTCGGGCGGGTCCCCGACCGCGCGGTCCCGGCCGTGGTGCTCCTCGGAGCCGTGCTGGTCGGCGGGGCTGCCCTGGCCGGCCCGCCCAACACGAGCACCGACTCCGCGCGGTACAGCTGGGACGGGATCCTCCAGAACGAGGGCCTCTCGCCCTATGCCGACGTGCCGGCGGCGGATGCGCTCGCTCCGTATCGCACCGACTGGCTCTTCCCGACGACGAGGGTCTTCGAGAACGGCACGCTCGAGTGCGCGGGACTGCGCATCGACGGCACCAGGACCGTGCCGGACGACCAGCCGCTCTGCACGGCGATCAACCGCCCTCAGGTGCCCACGATCTATCCGCCGTCAGCCGAGCTGTACTTCGCCGGCGTCCGGGCGGTCGTCCCGGTGGACGCCGAGTACTGGCCGTTCCAGGTGGGCGGACTGCTCGTCTCGCTCTCCGTGACGACCATGCTGCTGCTGGCGCTGCGGCGACGCGGTGCGGGGGACCGCTGGCGATCGGCGCGCTGGGCGGCCGCCTGGGGATGGTGCCCGTTCGTGGCGACCGAGGCGGTCACGAACTCGCACGTCGACGTGCTCGGCGCCGCCCTCGCGCTCGCGGGCAGCCTCGTCGTGGTGTCCGCCGCGCGTCGGCGCACGCGCCGCGACCGCGGAGACGCGGCCGCCCGCGAGAGCCGCGGGGGCCGGAGACTGCGGCTCGTCGCGGGCGGCGTCCTCCTCGGAGCCGCGGTGGCCACCAAGCTCGTCCCGGCGATCGTCATGCCCCCGCTCCTCAGGGTGCGCGGAGCGTGGCTCGTGGTGGCGGCGTCGCTCGCGACCTTCGCCGCCCTCTACGTCCCGTTCGTCGCCCAGTCCGGTCCGGGGGTGCTGGGCTACCTGCCCGGGTACCTCGGCGAGGAGGGCTATCAGGACGGCAGCGCGTTCGCCCTGCTGTCCCTCGTCCTCCCCGGCCCGGTGGCCGTCCTCCCCGCGGCGGCGATCCTCGCCGTGACCGCGGTGCTGTGCATCCGTCACGCCGACCCGACCGCGCCCTGGGTCGCCCAGACCGTCTTCATCGGCACCACGCTCCTCGTCGTCAGCCCTCGCTACGGCTGGTACGCCCTCCTGCTCATCCCGTTCGTCGTCCTGAGCAGGCGCTGGGAGTGGTTCGTCGTCCCGCTCGCCCTTTCGCTCGACATGATCGCCCAGTCGGTGCTCTTCACCCGGTTGAGCCTGCTCGTCGCGGTCCTCGTCGTCCTGGCGGGATGGTCGATGCGCAGAGCGCTCCCCGACGCATTCCGCCCGTTGTCAACCTCCTGA